The genomic DNA CCGTCACGGACGACGACATCCTGGATTTCTGGTGCACCGAGATGGCGACGGGCGAGCGGCCGGGCTTCCGTACGGTCGCGGAGCATTTCGTGACCTTCGAGGCGGCCGGCCACCTTCTCGACGGTCTCGAGGCCCTCTCGACGCCCGCGGCCCTCGACGCTCACGAGGGCTGGGACGAGAGGCTGGACGCGGCACTGGGCGATCTCGCGGCCGCCGAGCCCGCCGCGGCGCTGGCGACCCTCCTGGCGGACTGGCCGGAGGGCCCGAAGATCCTCACTGGCGCCGAGCGAGAGGATCTGACCGACTTCCTGCGCCTCGAGCCCTACCACCGCACCCGCCCGCTGACGACGCTCAGGGCCGTGAGCTTCGGCCGGGTTCAGTCCGGCATCGCCAACCGCCTCCGCCGCGGCGGAGGCGGCGCCGACATCGCCGAGCGCGCGAGCTGTCTGGAGGCCGAGAGCTACGGCGCGTTGCGCGCGCGCGCGGGACTGCTCGCTGCCCATCTCACCCGGATGCTCCGCATCGCGGCGGCGCTCCGGATCGCCGACCGCGACGCGCTGCCCGAGGCGGTCCGATCCGCGCTGGAGGCCGCCGAGGCGGACCTGCACCGCGTCCGCCGCGCCGGCTTCGACGATCGGGAGGGTCTCTCGGCAGGCTTCGCCGCCGCGGAGCCAGCCTTGCTGCGCCTCGCCGAGGCGGCGGCCGACCTGAACCGGTCGCTCGACGGCCTCGCCCGCCAACGGCCGCTGGACGCGCTGTTCCCGGCGGATCGCGGCATCTTCGCGCTCGCGTTCGCGGCGGCCTATGCCGGGGAGGCCGCCGCGTGAGCGATGCGGCGCGGCTCCTCGCCGAGATCCACGCGGCCCGCGCGCTCGTGCGCGATGGCTTGCGCGATGCAGAGGCGAGCGCCCGGCCGGACCACGCGAGGCTCTGGGCCCACGCGACCCGGGCGCCCCACGGCCCCGTCGACCTCGCGACGGTACGGGCGATCCGCAGCGACCTCACGACCGGCCGCCGCTACAGGACGATGCTCGGCGCGGTGGCGCTGGCCCACGCGCCGCTCGCCGCGGCCGCCTCGGACGGCGCGATCGTCCGACGCCGGGTCGGCGCCTACGCGCTGGAAATCCTGGAGGCCGCGGACGGCGCGCCGCCGCTCCTCGTCCTGCGCAGCGAGGCCGGGCAGATGCCGCGGGTGATCGAGGCGTGGCTCGACGACGAGACGGCACGGCTCGACCTCGGCGCGGCGACCGAGGGCGCGGTCGTGCTCGCCCTCGACCCTGCCGTGCCGGATGCGGCCCTCCTCGGCCGCATGCTGCGCGACCCGGCCTGCGCGGTGTTCCTGCTTTGACGAAGCGGTGGGACAGGAGGCGGACCCGTCCGGGCCCGTCCGGGTCCGGATGGCCGGCTCGGGCATGACGCGTCCGGCCATCCTCGTCGTGGTGCCCACGACCCGCGGACCGCTGGTGCTGCGCGCGCTCAGGCCGCGCCCCGGCCTTCCAGCCCCGGCTGCCTTCGCGGACGGCGACTACCGGCCGCTACCCTGGTCGGCCGATTACGCGCGGCTCTGCGGTGCCGGCGGCCCGCTCGCCCGATGGATGGGCGGGCCGCCCGAGCCCCACGAGTTGCGGCTGTCGGGCTCCTTCGATGCCGGACGCTCCTGGGAAGTCCCGGTGTGCCTGGCGCACGGCCTCGTCGAGAGCGGCCACCCGCTGGCCGCGACACCGGCAGAGGCCGACCTCATCCTCTGGGCGACCGGCGCGGTCGATCTCGACCTCTCGGTCCTGCCCGGCGACTACGCGCTGCTCGACAAGATCGCGCGCTGCACCTCGCTGATCGCCGAGGCTCCGGGCGCCGCGCTGGCCGTCCTCCTGCCCGAGGGGCCGCAGCGCGCCGAGGCCGAGGCCGCCCTGCGCGACCTCGGCCGAGACGTGAGGCTCCTGCCGTCGGACAGCGTGCCCGCGGCCCTGGCCGGGCTGGCGGCCCCTCAGCGACCGCAGCAAGCCGCCGCCTCGCCGCCGCCGCGATGGCGACGTCTGGCGCTGCCGGCCGGCGCCGTCGCGGCGGCCGGCCTCGCCGGTGTGCTCGCTCTCGGGGCCACGAGGCCCGGCCCCGAGGGCGACCCGCGGCGCGACGCGCCGGCCGTTCCCGACGAGACGCCGGCCGGGACCGAAGCCCGGATCGCGCAGCGGGTCCACGTCGCGGAGCTGCGTGCCCCGGCGGGCTCCTCCTGCCGGCGCGTGGCCTTCGGGGCTGATCCGCCCGAGCGGCGTCCGGTGCGGGCGGAGGCGGGCGATCGCTTGGCCGCGAGCCGGCTCACGCCGGATCTGTGCGGGCTCGCCATCGGTGCGGAGCCGGGTCTGCGCGTGCAGGTCGGGGCGGAACTGCGCGACGCCGCCCTTCCCGCCATCCGGCTGGCGGACGGCACTCTCGGCTACTTCCTGCGCGAGGGCGCGCGGCAGAACCTCGTCTACACGGTCCAGGCCGTTCCGGAGGCCGGGGGCCCCGCGTCGGCCGGCCGTCTGGTCCACGCCCTGACGCGCTGATGGGAGCCCGACGTGTCCCGAATGCTGTCGATCGACGCCGCGAGCACCGGCCGGAGCCCCGCACCGCGAGGAGGGAGAGGATGATCTCGATCCGCCGGAAAGGCCCTCTCCTGCTGGGAACGGCCTGCGCGCTGATCGTGCTCGGCCGCGGCGACGCCGCGCGGGCGCAGAGTGTCGGCTTCGATCCCGCCGATTACGGCCGGGCGCAGCTGCCCCTGCGTCAGACGACCGGCGACGCGGCGGCCTATGTCGACCAGAACAAGGGCGCCTTCGAGCCGGTCAGCGAACTCGACCCGAAGGACGGCCTCGCGGCGCTCGCTCGGCCGATCGGCCGCGTCGACATCGTGCTCCAGAACGGCCGCACCGGTCAGCAGGTCGGTGCCTCCTGCACGGGGACGCTCCTGCCGGGCGACTACGTGCTGACCAACCACCACTGCCTGCCGCAATCGGGCGACCTGCACCCGGTCAAAGCGTCGATCCTGATGGACTACCTGACCCTTGACGGGAAGGGCTCCCGACGGTTCGAGATCGACCCGAAACCCGTCGAGTACGATGCGCGCCTCGACTTCGCCCTCGCCCGAGTCGCCGGCAATCCGACCGCGACCTACGGCGCCGCGCGGCTCTCGGGCGAGCCTGTGACGGCCAACCGCTCGATGCTGGTCATCCACCATCCCCTCGGGCGTCCGAAGGTGATGAGCCGCTTCCGCTGCTTCGCCGTGAAGGATCAGGCGGAGGGTCCGGACCTGCGCCACCGCTGCGACACCCTCGGCGGCTCTTCCGGGTCGCTGATGTTCGACGCGTCCGTCGCCGGCATCGCGCTCCACAAGGAGGGCGGCCTCGATCCGAAGGATCCGACGAGCTTCAACAGTGCGACCCGGCTCTCCGCCATCCTGGGCCGGAGCCCGATCCTCGCGCGGATCGCGGCGGCCCAGGGGCGACCGGTCGCCGCCGTCGATCCGGGGGGCAGGCCGGTCCCGCCCGCACCCGGCCCGGCGCCGCAGCCCAGGCCGGCGACCGACGGACCGCTCGATCCGGCCGGGATGAACGCCATCCTGCGGGGGCGCTGAGCGCCGTCGTCGAAAACCGTTCCGCCCGGCGACGGAAATCGCTCTGGGTCGACCATGAACGGGGTGAGAGGGGCCGCAGCGAGGCCCGGCATTCGGAGAGGGAAGCGATGCGGACCCACGATCTGCCACGCGCCGCGCGGACGCGCCTCGGCCGCTCGGGCCTGTTGCTCGCCATCGGCCTCGCTCTGGTCGTGCCCGCCCGGGCGAACCCGCTCACCGAGGTGCCGGGTGCCCGGGCCGCACAACCGGACGCGGCGGCCCCGCCGCCGGACCCGGTCGCGGACCGGGCGCAGGCCGAGGAGGCGCGGGCCACGAATCCGAGCGCCACCGCGATCATCCGGTCGCTGGCGCCGTTCGCGGACGGCGATCCGGGCGCACCCGCGCGTCCGCTGACGATCAGCCCCGACGACGGCGGCCCTGCGGTGCGGGTCGTTCCCGCACGGGCGGTCGATCTCACCGTATTCTTCGCCTACGACAGCGCCCGCCTGACGCCGGAAGCCCGGATCCAGCTCGAACCGCTCGGTGAGGCCCTGCGCGCCCAGCCCCTGGCCGGCCACGCCTTCCTGATCGCCGGTCACACCGACGCCGCCGGCGGCCGCGCCTACAATCGCCGCCTCTCCCTGGCCAGGGCCCGCGCCGTGAAGGCGCATCTCGTCGAGACCTACGGCCTCGCGCCGGAGCGCCTGCGCGTCCACGGCTGGGGACCCGCGCGACCGAAGGATCCCGACGCGCCCCTGTCACGGGTGAACCGCAGGGTGGAGGTCAGCCTGATCGCGCCCGCCCGCAGCGGCGCCCTGCGCTTCGTCCTTCCGGTGGCGGATCACACCTGCACGGACTCGGCCGATCCGCGCCTGCGGACTGATCTCGACCTCGACGATTTCGGCGCGGCGCCGACGCCGCGTCCCTGCGCTGAATGAAGCCCGCCCCCCTCACCCGCGCTCCGATCACCGAGAGACCCGCGATGTCCTGGAGGATCCCGATGCCCCTCGTCCGCACCACGGCGTTCCGCGCTGCCTGCCTCGCCGTCCTGGCTTTCGGATCCACCTACGCGGCACCGGCCCGGGCACAGACCAAACCCAACATCGTCGTGATGGGCGAGGACGCCGACGAGGACGCGGTGCCGCGGGGCAACCGCATCTTCCAGCGGGTGATTCACGAACTGTCCGAGACGATGAACCTGCGCGGCTACAACGTC from Methylobacterium radiotolerans JCM 2831 includes the following:
- a CDS encoding trypsin-like serine peptidase; its protein translation is MISIRRKGPLLLGTACALIVLGRGDAARAQSVGFDPADYGRAQLPLRQTTGDAAAYVDQNKGAFEPVSELDPKDGLAALARPIGRVDIVLQNGRTGQQVGASCTGTLLPGDYVLTNHHCLPQSGDLHPVKASILMDYLTLDGKGSRRFEIDPKPVEYDARLDFALARVAGNPTATYGAARLSGEPVTANRSMLVIHHPLGRPKVMSRFRCFAVKDQAEGPDLRHRCDTLGGSSGSLMFDASVAGIALHKEGGLDPKDPTSFNSATRLSAILGRSPILARIAAAQGRPVAAVDPGGRPVPPAPGPAPQPRPATDGPLDPAGMNAILRGR
- a CDS encoding OmpA family protein; the protein is MRTHDLPRAARTRLGRSGLLLAIGLALVVPARANPLTEVPGARAAQPDAAAPPPDPVADRAQAEEARATNPSATAIIRSLAPFADGDPGAPARPLTISPDDGGPAVRVVPARAVDLTVFFAYDSARLTPEARIQLEPLGEALRAQPLAGHAFLIAGHTDAAGGRAYNRRLSLARARAVKAHLVETYGLAPERLRVHGWGPARPKDPDAPLSRVNRRVEVSLIAPARSGALRFVLPVADHTCTDSADPRLRTDLDLDDFGAAPTPRPCAE